One region of Quercus lobata isolate SW786 chromosome 2, ValleyOak3.0 Primary Assembly, whole genome shotgun sequence genomic DNA includes:
- the LOC115965350 gene encoding uncharacterized protein LOC115965350 codes for MAEMLLKAQKYMNAEDALAAIKDTEKPGDKARREDDRRGQKRDRPDRRNNDGNKRKDDKNPRTVRFTPLVMPVDKIFTQIKDEHYLKWPRPLHSSPNVRDKNKYCRFHKDHDHNTEDCRDLKEQIKELIRKGKLQKYVKKGEYSKSRNDDKTQHESFSRDDDRPSHPPNKVIEETNTITGGPFSGGSFKSLKKAYQRQVNSVHTVPPSKHQRTYEDMSFNEGDAIGVKQPHNDPLVIMLNIEGFNTKRILVDNDSSADIIYLPAFQQLRLDPKRLRPFDSPLVSFSGDRVYPRGIVTLTVTARTYPVQLTRQVDFLVVDCPSSYNVIVGRPTLNKWKAATSTYCLKVKFPTDNGVGEVKGDQVLARQCY; via the coding sequence ATGGCAGAAATGCTCCTGAAGGCACAGAAATACATGAATGCTGAAGACGCTTTAGCGGCCATAAAGGATACCGAGAAGCCAGGCGACAAGGCAAGGAGGGAAGACGATCGTAGGGGGCAGAAGAGAGATCGACCAGATCGTCGGAACAACGACGGGAATAAGAGGAAAGATGATAAAAATCCTCGGACGGTAAGATTTACTCCTCTAGTCATGCCTGTTGACAAGATTTtcacgcagatcaaggacgagcattatCTTAAATGGCCCAGACCATTGCACTCATCCCCTAATGTCCGCGACAAGAACAAGTACTGCCGGTTCCACAAGGATCACGACCACAACACCGAAGATTGCAGGGACCTGAAGGAGCAGATAAAGGAGTTAATACGGAAAGGAAAGTTACAGAAATACgtgaagaaaggagaatatagcAAGTCCAGAAATGACGACAAAACCCAGCACGAATCGTTCTCCCGGGATGACGATCGTCCATCCCATCCTCCAAACAAAGTGATCGAGGAGACCAACACGATCACAGGAGGGCCGTTCTCAGGAGGGTCGTTTAAGTCACTCAAAAAGGCATACCAGAGACAAGTTAACAGCGTCCACACCGTACCCCCGTCCAAGCACCAACGAACATACGAAGACATGTCTTTCAATGAGGGAGATGCCATAGGAGTAAAGCAACCCCACAACGATCCCTTGGTCATAATGTTAaatatagaagggttcaataccAAAAGGATCCTCGTCGATAATGACAGCTCTGCGGACATCATCTACCTCCCAGCCTTCCAGCAGCTGAGACTAGATCCAAAAAGACTGCGCCCTTTTGACTCTCCACTCGTCAGCTTCAGTGGAGACAGGGTCTACCCCCGGGGTATAGTGACATTAACGGTGACGGCGAGGACCTACCCAGTGCAGTTGACTCGGCAAGTAGATTTCCTAGTGGTGGATTGTCCctcatcctacaatgtcatcGTTGGAAGACCCACTCTCAATAAATGGAAGGCCGCAACGTCAACTTATTGTTTGAAGGTAAAGTTCCCAACAGATAATGGTGTCGGTGAAGTGAAAGGAGATCAAGTCCTGGCAAGACAATGCTACTAA